The Candidatus Methylomirabilota bacterium genome has a segment encoding these proteins:
- a CDS encoding polysaccharide pyruvyl transferase family protein: protein MLKIGISGSYGGLNLGDEAILQSIVTQLRAAAPCEVTVFSRDAKDTAARHKVERSIPVRDLSRDEVLPEVVELDLFILGGGGILYDEAAAVYLREVAMAQEHHVPVLVYAVSAGPLHDAAARTLVRDTLSRADAVTVRERRARQLLEEVGVRDIEVTADPAFLLEPEPLPTDALHREGLNEHRRLIGLSVREPGSAAPDIDETHYHALLANAADYMVDRLEADLVFVPMEPRRKDTQHSHAVVSKMAYAHRATVLKGEYTSGQLLSLMGHFDFAVGMRLHFLIFAALNRVPFVALPYSSKVAGFLEDLDIAMPPLKHVNPGQLIAYIDRWWDLRRNLQARLEKAVPEIQARARRTNEIALQLLDGQRRRRDPEGGRGPGA from the coding sequence GTGCTCAAGATCGGGATCTCGGGCTCGTACGGCGGCCTGAACCTGGGCGACGAGGCGATCTTACAGTCGATCGTGACGCAGCTACGCGCGGCCGCCCCGTGCGAGGTCACCGTCTTCTCCCGTGACGCCAAGGACACCGCGGCGCGGCACAAGGTGGAGCGCAGCATCCCGGTGCGGGATCTCTCGCGCGACGAAGTGTTGCCCGAGGTCGTCGAACTCGACCTGTTCATCCTGGGGGGCGGCGGCATCCTCTACGACGAGGCCGCGGCGGTGTACCTCCGTGAGGTCGCGATGGCCCAGGAGCACCACGTGCCGGTGCTGGTCTACGCGGTGAGCGCCGGTCCGCTCCACGACGCGGCAGCGCGGACGCTCGTCCGCGACACCCTGAGCCGCGCCGACGCGGTCACGGTGCGCGAGCGGCGCGCCCGCCAGCTGCTAGAGGAGGTGGGCGTCCGCGACATCGAAGTGACCGCCGATCCCGCGTTCCTGCTCGAGCCCGAGCCGCTGCCCACCGATGCGCTCCATCGCGAAGGGCTGAACGAGCACCGGCGGCTGATCGGGCTGTCGGTGCGCGAGCCCGGCTCGGCCGCGCCCGATATCGACGAGACCCACTACCACGCGCTCCTCGCCAATGCGGCCGACTACATGGTGGACCGGCTCGAGGCCGATCTGGTCTTCGTGCCGATGGAGCCCCGGCGCAAGGACACCCAGCACTCGCACGCGGTCGTCTCCAAGATGGCGTACGCGCATCGGGCCACGGTTCTGAAGGGCGAGTACACGTCGGGCCAGCTCCTGTCCCTGATGGGGCACTTCGACTTCGCGGTGGGCATGCGGCTGCACTTCTTGATCTTCGCGGCGCTGAACCGGGTGCCGTTCGTGGCCCTGCCCTACTCGAGCAAGGTGGCCGGCTTCCTCGAGGATCTCGACATCGCGATGCCCCCGCTCAAGCACGTCAATCCGGGCCAGCTCATCGCCTACATCGACCGCTGGTGGGACCTGCGTCGGAACCTCCAGGCGCGTCTCGAGAAAGCGGTGCCCGAGATCCAGGCGCGCGCGCGGCGCACCAACGAGATCGCCCTGCAGCTGCTCGACGGCCAGCGCCGGCGCCGGGACCCGGAGGGCGGCCGCGGACCCGGAGCCTGA